The DNA window CTGACAACGCCCTGCGCGCCGCGGACAATGCTGAAAGCGGTCCGATGCTCGCCGCAGACGGTACACCGCTTAAAAAGAGCCTGAACCGCGCGCTGCGCCGCCAGAAACTGCGGGCGCTGATGCTGATCGCGCCGCTGCTGGTGTTTATCCTCGTGGCCTTTATCGCGCCGATTGCCGATATGCTCTTCCGCTCGGTCGAGAACCAGATCGTTGCCGATACGCTGCCACGTACCACCGACGGCCTTGCCGACTGGGACAGCACTTCGGGTGAGATCCCCTCGCCCGCGCTTTTCGAAGACCTGTACAAAGACATTTTCATCGCGTCCGAGCGCAAGCTGCACACGCGGCTGGGCTCGCGCCTGAATTATGAGCTGACAGGGGTGTCTTCGCTCTTTCGTAAATCAGGTCGCGGGGTCGAAGACATCGGCGAGGTTTATCAGGATCAGTTCGAGGACCTCAATGAGTTCTGGGAAGATGCTGAGAACTGGAACCCTCTGATGGGCAGCGCGGAATGGCTCGAAGATATGGCCGGATGGGATGAAAAATCCGGCGACCGCCAGCCTGCCTTTGAGATCCGCGATGACGTGGCTGCGGTACTGCCCGAAACCGCCGCGATGTATGAAACATTTGCTGAATTCGTTCAGTTTGAAGACGAAGACAATCTGCTGAAAGAAGACCCCTGGGCCATCGTTTACTCCGCGCTTTATGCTGATCTTTCAGCAGGCGCGGATGTCGCATCGCTTTCCGGGCCCGGTGCCGCTGAACTGCAGGAGGCCGCCGGCGCCGTCGCTGGTTTTGAGGCGGTGGATTTCACCGCTGCCTTTGAGGAGATCGACAAAGACTGGCACAGCATTGACGTCTGGCAGACCATCCAGACCTACAGCCCGGCCTACACCAGCGGCTATTTCCTCAATGCCGTGGACATGAAAAAGAGCCCCGACGGCCCTGAAATGCGCCCGGAAAACGAGCAGCTATATATCAAGCTTTTCATCCGGACGATGATCATGTCGCTGGTCATCACCGGCAGCTGTATCCTGCTGGGCTATCCGGTTGCGTGGATCCTTGCAAACCTGCCGGCGCGCACGGCCAACCTGCTGATGATCCTGGTGCTTCTGCCCTTCTGGACCTCACTTCTGGTGCGCACGTCGGCCTGGAAAGTGATGCTGCAGCAACAGGGCGTCATCAATGACACGCTTGTGTGGCTTGGCGTTGTCGCGGACGACAGCAGGCTTGCTCTGATCAACAACCAGACGGGTACAATCATCGCGATGACCCATATTCTGCTGCCCTTTATGATCCTGCCGCTCTATTCGGTGATGAAAACGATCCCGCCGACCTATCTGCGGGCGGCAAAATCGCTGGGCGCCACCGACTGGACGGCTTTCTGGCGGGTCTATTTCCCGCAGTCGGTGCCTGGC is part of the Roseobacter ponti genome and encodes:
- a CDS encoding ABC transporter permease — translated: MTDHSATGPDLIDSPTPDNALRAADNAESGPMLAADGTPLKKSLNRALRRQKLRALMLIAPLLVFILVAFIAPIADMLFRSVENQIVADTLPRTTDGLADWDSTSGEIPSPALFEDLYKDIFIASERKLHTRLGSRLNYELTGVSSLFRKSGRGVEDIGEVYQDQFEDLNEFWEDAENWNPLMGSAEWLEDMAGWDEKSGDRQPAFEIRDDVAAVLPETAAMYETFAEFVQFEDEDNLLKEDPWAIVYSALYADLSAGADVASLSGPGAAELQEAAGAVAGFEAVDFTAAFEEIDKDWHSIDVWQTIQTYSPAYTSGYFLNAVDMKKSPDGPEMRPENEQLYIKLFIRTMIMSLVITGSCILLGYPVAWILANLPARTANLLMILVLLPFWTSLLVRTSAWKVMLQQQGVINDTLVWLGVVADDSRLALINNQTGTIIAMTHILLPFMILPLYSVMKTIPPTYLRAAKSLGATDWTAFWRVYFPQSVPGIGAGSILVFILAIGYYITPELVGGTTGTFISNRIAYHISSSLNWGLAAALGAILLAVVLGLYWAYDKIVGIDNVKLGG